AGTATATAGGAGTGAGCTCAGTTCTTCTAATTACAGAGAAGAGGGCAGTTGGTGGTGGTCTAGTTCTCATCTTCTTGACATCTGGTTGATATCTGGTTAATAGAATTTGTACTTATATCATAGGTCTctaacattatttttcctttgtctttgtttagtctaaaaaaaaaaagaggttgtaTAAGCTAGCAATGTATGTAGGCATTAATACTCTAAGAATCAGGGGATTTTAAAGAATTCTGGCCTGGGGAGCAAAAGTGAGGGTATTCGTGGACCTTCTTAGATTTGAAGTGTtaatctctttttccttctgtttatttttttctttattctatccTATCTCGCTTGCACATTAAAGACTAGAAAGAAAGAAGTCCATCCATCAAGTTTTGACTTCATGAAATATCTTCTTTCCCatcaggcatagtggtgcatgccgtaatcccagaaactccggaaaccaaggcaggaggatcatgagttcaaggccagcctgagtgacttagtgagaccctgtctcaaaataaaaaataaaaagggctgggaatgtggctctgtggattcaatccctagtaccacccccccacacacaccaaaaatcatttttctttatataatttcagGCCTCAGCACTGGTTTGGGCTAATgttcagataaagaattcagtcTGCAGAGGTGGCAGGGGAGATGGGAGATGGGAGCTGGGAGGAGGAATGGCAGCTGTTTCACTAAAGGGATGTGACACTTGTTCCCTACCTTGGGAGACTGTGGGCCCACCTGGGTTTAGTGGACTGCACCAAGGAGACCCCTCAGGGAGAATCCAGAGGAGCAGGGTACTGAGCAACTCACATCAATCCTGCCCCCCCTCTACTCTATGCTGatagaatcttttaaaaataggactCTGGGAAATCACCCAACATTTCACCCTTTcttttatagatgggaaaatgGAGCCCCAAgacctggggggaggggagaagggcccTGCCCACTACACAAGGAGTGGAGTCCTGGGATAAATCCTGCCTCCTGCCCTCTCTGGGAGGGTCCAAGCAGAGGAGGCGGAGCTTCTCCAGGCCAGAGCAGGCATGGGGAGCCCCTGACCAAACTTTCAATCTGTTTATTTGGAAGAACTTGGAACTCTGGGCTGGCACATTGTGAAGTGAAGCCAGAACACCATGACCAGGCCAAGGCAGTGAACGGGCAGCTCAAGGTGGCCCAGTCCCCTGTGCAAGGCCAACCCATGCTGACTTCCAGCTTGTGGACATCACAAGGCTCAGAGCTTCTAGGAGTCTTCCCCCTGGCTCATCCTCAGGTCCATTCCGAGAGGGCAGGTTAGAATAGAGGTGTGGGAGAGTCCACACTAACTTATGCTGCTCATTCCCCTCTAATTCCCCATCTCAGACTGCCGGCACCCCTGCATCAAGGCCAGCAAAGCTAGGCTCAGCTGCTGTGACAatacacctagatttaaccttGCACATGGCTCCCAAGTTCCCTGAGGGGAGAGCTGAAGAGTTAGAAAGAGCACATCACTGCTGCCCGTACTCCATGGACCATCTGGTCCCATGGCCCCAACCTAACTGCAAGCGGGGCTGGAAGTGGGAGGGTGAGCACAGATGTCTCTGCCATGCTGTGGCCCTCTGCCTGTCCTGTAATTCCTGTCATGGGTGTACCATGTGcttcctgccttctttctctcccagTCCTAAGAGGTACTTGTGCAAATATCTTAACTCCGAAAATTACCCTCCTTGCTGAGACACGGTGTTGTTTCCTTGAACCCTGTTGGAGGCCAAGGCAACATTCTCCAGACTACCTTGAGCAAAGGAATGGGGTTGAGGGGAGCAAAAGAAGACAGTGTTGCAGACAGTGATCTCCCCTGATGCTGTAGATCAGTGGCCCTGGGCAACCAAGGGCCGGCAAAGCTTCTCTCTAGGACAAGGACTTTTCAGTCTCTCTCCCTGATCTATCTGTAGCTTTGTGACCTAACCAATACCCACTGTTGTCACTCGTGGACTTCAGCAGAGGGATCTTGGGTTATCTATCTCTGGTAGCCTTTGACCTGTTCGAATCTATTTGAAGGATCCTTGGCTCAGGGTCAAGAGACTGGAGCTCCAGTCCAGCCTCTTGTATTCCACTGGGCTCTAGAGCATGGAGCTCCCAGAGGTGCCCTCATCTCTAATCAGGGCACATTGGACTTAGAAGGTGCCCAAGGTCCCATTCCCAGCCCAGACAGTTTGTGATAGACTATTTTGATCACAGCACCTGTGCACTGGAGATGACAACAAGGAGCTCAGTGGTTTCTCCCATTGCTAGTCCATGACCCCAACCCAATCATGTCTCTGTTGTGTTCAGTGACTCCTTCCTCCCTCAGCAGCAGCCCATAATCTGGCTGAAGCTCCCATCTTCTATCTCCACAGGTTCCAGTGTTCTTCCTGCTCTCGCAGTTGGGCCTCTGCCCATGTCCAGGTCCTTTTCCACATGCACTGGAGTGAGAAGAAGCACAGGGGCCAGGTGAAGATGAGGGTCTTTGCCCAGAGATGTAAGAAGTGTCCCCAGCCTCCATTTGAGGTCCCTGAGTTCACACAGGAGAACATCTCAAGGGTCCTGAATAACCTGGTGATCCGAATTCTGAAGAAATGCTACAGAGAAGGATTTAAGATTGTAGAGGAGATTCCTGCAATCAAGGATATCTGTCTTCAAGGGCCACATGACAGTAAAAACTGTGAGGCATGTCTGCAGGGATCCTGTGCTCAGAGTGGGTTGGGCCTGGCCAAGGAGTCACCAGTGCCCACACCCTCCAAGGATGCTGGGGAACCCAGGCTAACTGCTACTGGTACCAATCTCCCCTGCTCACAATCAGCCTCTAGAGTGGACAAGATCCTTACACCAGCAGTGAGCCTCAAAGTCTCTAACCCTCCCAAGGCTGACCCCAAGGTCATACACAGCTCAGAACCACCAACTGCTCCAAGAATTGTAATCCCACAGGTGCCACCCATGTCAACAGTGAGCCCCCAAATCTCTAACCCTCCCAAGGCTGACCCCAAGGTCAGACACAGCTCAGAACCACCAACTGCTCCAAGATTTCTAACCCCACAGGTGTCACCCAGGTCCACAGTGAATCCCAAAGTCCCTGACTCTCCCAAGGCTGACCCCAATGTCAGACACAGCTCAAAACCACCAACTGCTCCAAGATTTCCAACCCAGCAGGTGCCACCAAGAAGCTCACTTCCCCCTATGCGGGCCACTCGAATGCCTTCTCCCACAAACAATACAGCAACAGATGCAGCAGCCAGGGTCACCAGACCAAAGACAGGAAATCCATTACCCTCCTCCTCCTTGCTTGCTATGCCCACAAGCACTACAAACCTCCCCACTTCTTGGAGCCCAGAAGCAAACGCCACTTGCCAGATGGAGAGTAGAATCCAGATCTACCCTGAAAGTGGGCATTTCTATTCCAGCAGGGGGCATTTCTATTCCAGCCCATTCCAGAATTGCGTACCAGGGCGCTTAAGCACTTCTTGCTGTTGTCTCCTTCTAATCATTGTTGTCGTTGTCACAATGATTATGGTAAAAAATACTTTCTGAGCAGGATGTATTAATTGCCTATTGTTGTTctaacaaataacaacaaatttgttggcttaaaataaaaaggtcttatATTACAATCCTGTATGCCAGAAGTCCAATATAGttctcactgggctaaaatcaggGCACTGACAGGGAATCCAATCCCTAGTCCCAGGAGATGCAGCCGGGTGGCCTGAAGCACAGGCATGGAGCTCACCATGCCGGTGCAGGTCTGAGGCATGGTGAGCGAGGGCCAAGGCAAGCCAGGTGCACCAACCTGTCGCACCCAAGGCAGCTGACCCAACCTGGTGTGGATGTCCCTCCACACATCATGGCAGTCCAGCACTCCAAGCAGCCACAATCCACCATCCTTATCCCATGTCCTAAGGCACGGCAGGAAAACAAATGGGGCAGACCCAAATGGAGATGGCAGGACCAACCAATAGCATTAAGACTTTCAAGACCTGATTAATATAAATTTGGATCAATAGCATTGACCCAAGTGGACACTAGCACACTCAAGCAGCAAACTGCTATTGGGTCCCCTCTCACCCTTTAAGAGTTCTGTCTCTTTTTcccacttgaataaatcctactcttttcACTTTTGCTTGAGATAAGAACCTGGAAAGAAGTTGGTAGCGAGCTTCTGGGGTCTGCTGTGACACTCACTGGAGGGCATAGCCCACCATTAAGAGCTGCAACATGCCACTCAGTAATATGTGGAGAAGAGTCTGGCTTTGCTGGCTTCAATCCTGGGAGCTGATGCCTTCAGGCATCTCTTGCCTTGATTAGCTGCTAACACTAAAATGGGGTTTTTCTTGGCTGCAGAGGGCAGCAGCTTATGCAGACCCCACCTTCCAGCAGAAGTGGAGAAACTGGTTTCAGCAACCCTGTGTTTCTTCCTGCAGGCTTTAGGAGGAAATCTGTTTCCTTGAATTTTCCAGCTTCTGGAAGCCATCCCTGTTCTTTTAGGCTCCCAACctctttcctccatcttcaaagccagcagtgaTACACCTCTGACCCCTTTCTGTAGTCATGTCTCTCTGATAAGAACCAGGGAAATTGTCCATTTGTAGGGACTCACGTGATTATATTGGACCCAGCTGAGATCCAAGATAACCAAGGATAATCTCACCACCTTAACTTTAACCATATCATGCCATATAGGGTACATAGTCACAGATGCTGGGGATTGGATGTGGACATTTTGAGGCCATATCATGGAGGAATTCACCCATAATTTCTTCTAATACTTGTAAGGTTTTATTTACATTTAGATCTCTAATGTATTTGGAATTTATTCTGATATATGGTTTGAAgactagctctaattttatcttttatcttttggcTAGGTTATCCAGTTATTCTAAAAACActtattaagggctggggttgtggctcaaagtggtagagtactcgcctagcacatgcaaggccctgggtctgatcctcagcaccacataaaaataaatacataaaataaaggtattgtgtcctttaTTGTCCTAATGGACAATCTCTTGGCCCCCTCTTGGGTCACAATCTAAGCTTCTGACTGCTCTTTCCTAAAGGTTTATTCAGTAGAAATGTTGAAAATAGTGGCACAAGTGGGAAATGTCATAGGAAAGCCCCCCTAGAACCAAGGAGGGGGAATGGCAAGCTGGACTGATGACCTTGAATCCAGCAAATTGTTCCTAAACAAATAAGAAACATCTGGTTATGAGGAACTTCAGATATAGAAGTGGGAGCTGTGCACTAACAGAAGTCTCCTGTGGAGGAGTGCTATTTTAATTTGTCAGATTAAATTACTACATACAGAGTTTCCCCGATGTCATTTCTCAGCCCCAGAGAATTTGGCTTCtgcaagactctaattacctaaATTATGATGTCACCTTAATTTCAGTGTTAGTTAATGATCATTATGTCCTCTGTTCTATAATGAGAGTGTTTTTAGAGTAAAACTGGCAAAGGTGACGATAACAAGAAGTTAACTGGAAAGGATTATTGAAGAACAGAAACTCAGCACAAGACTTCAGAGAGCTTTGATTCACAGAAGAGGTAACTGTAAGCCAGACTTGACATTGGAgtttacaaaacaaaatgtaattatttttaattgtggtgatacacacacacacacacacacacacacacacataaaattgacTATGTTAACCACTTTAAAGTATAGAATCACATAGTTACTTTCACATTGTTGTGAAACAGATCTTCAGAACTCTacacccatttaaaaaataacctttgGGCTACggctatagcttagttggtagagtgtttgcctctcatgcacaaagccctgggttcaatccccaacaccataaaaaaaatgataataattttctctttctccttcccctccagcccctgaaaaatcaccattctactctctttccatGAACTTGATTAAATACCTCACagaagtggaatcatacagtattagtctttttgtgattggcttatttcaattagcataattGTCCTCAAGGTGCATCCATGAGGGCTGAGCATggatctcagtggtagagcattcaggccttgggttcaatgtcCACACCACACCCAATCAAGTTCATCCAGGTTGTATCACGTGTCAGAATCTTCTTCCTTCCCAAGGCTCAATGCTATTCTATTGTgcgtatataccacattttgtttattcatctatcaatgtatattttattggtcattgtaaattgtgctgctgtgaaaaTAAAAGTGTGCACATCTCCTTAAGACCCTGCTTTCACGTATTTTGGATAGACACCTACAAGTGTGATTGCTGGATCCTGTGGAAATTCTATTTCTAAGTTTTTAAGAAACCACCGTATTGTCTACACCATTTGACAATCCCACTAGCAGTTCATAAGGGTTCCAATTCCTCCCCATCCTTACtaatatttctttcttgatttttgtttatcatggccATACTAACaggtgtgaagtgatatctcattgtggttttgatttgcatttctagaaAATGCAATTTTTGTGGTGCACATTCATACTTTTGAGGCAATATCATAAATAATATTGATATATCTATTGGAAGTAACTGTTGGGAAAATAGCAAAAATGCAGGTGCAAATTCTCTGTAGATTCGCTATTTGTCATCAAACTTTTGAGCACAGTCTAAATGTATTAGCCAAACTCCAGAAACTTAAAATCTTATATGAGACAAGACAGATACTGAAGGGATCCAGCTCAACCCAACTGCAGAATATCTTGACTCATAAACTCTATGATTGCCCCCAAATAACCCTGGTCTGTTTCCCCCTACATAGTTTCCAGTAtgctataaataaacaaaaccattaGAGTGGCATGTGGAGCTTTAGAACTGGACACTGTCACCATCAGCACCAGGAATGCTTCTGATGTCCTTGTTGTTCAAACCAGGTACATTCTGATTTAGACATAAGTCACTTTTGTCCTGACCACTATATCTCCTACAGCAACATGCTGGCTGAGGAATCCCAGGAGAGATGCCCTAAAGAATCAGAAGTCTCTTCCAGCTCACTCCATGAGGTTAATATTTCCCTTTACAGGATGGACATTTTTCTTAGCCTCATGAATATTGGAAAAAGCAGCTTGAAGAGAAGTGTTTGCTctgtacaattttatttttttcaattttaaataccAAGTGCTTCTCACTGGCAATTTTGAAATAACTCCTCTAACAAATAATTAGAATTCTTTGGGGCTCTAATTACATTGCCACCCAAACATACTAAGCCTGTGCTGCAAGGAATACCGTTTGGCAAGGACCTGGAGGATTCTGCACAGGACTTGGCAGAACAGGGCTCTGTGTTGTGCCTTCAGTTCCAACATTCTTGACTGCACACAAATCCAGCAAAGGCTAATTCATAAGAGCCACAAAGGACTCTCCACAGACATGGCATATATTTTAGGAAGACTAGACCCCTGCAAGGGGTGAGTTAattaaactaaaatgaataaataaagttctgGAACCTCCACTCCACTTCAACTCTTACAGAGCGTAACTTCTCTCCTGATTTATGCAGTGGTCACCTTTCTAGCACACCATAAGAAATACCTGAGAAGAGCAATTTGTGGATAGAAAGGGTTATTTTGGGTCAATtgtggaggtttcagtccatagctGGTTGGCCTGTCGCTTTAGgatctgtggcaaggcagcacatcatcaGAGCAGCACATGGACAGCAAAGCCACTCCCCTGATGCCCAGGAAGAGAATGAGAGCGAGGGAAAGATCTGGGTCCCACAATATCCTTCAAGAACACATTCCCCAGTGACCCAAAGACCTCTCAATGAGACCCACTGCCAGGCACGGTGACACTGGACTGTATTCCCTgtggctcaagaagctgaggcaggaggatggcaagttagaggccagcctcagcaactcagcgaggccctaaaaaacttagtgagaccctgtctcaaaacttaaaagaaaagaaacaaacaaacaaacaaaaaaagagctgcagatgtaggtcagtgggaaagcacccctgggttcaatccccagttaaaaaaaaaaaaaagttttcatcaCCTCTCAATAGTGCCAAGATGAGGACCAAGCCACgtaacacatgaacctttggggactCTTCTCCTGCAGCAGGCCAGGAAAGAATCTTTTCCTCTCTGAAGTAGTTTATAACATCCTTATCCCAGAGTATCCCcaccatatgcaaaaaaaaaaaggaaaactcttCTTCACAACAATAGAGATGCCAAGAAGCTTCTGAacaggccttgctaaattccccAAGTCTATCACCACTAGTCATTCCCTTTGGTCCTCCAATCATGTCTCTACAACTATCTACTTCTTTAtcaaacttacaaaaaaaaaaaaaaagcttacctGTTTCTTTGGATCTTCattttttgggaggtggggcactggggattgaacctaggggcacttaaccactaagccacatccccagcccttttttttatattttatttagagacagggtctcagtgagttatttagggtcttgctaaattgctgaggctggctttgaactcatgatcctcctgccttagccttctgagccactgggattacaggcatgcgccaccgcaccccGCTggatcttcatttctgaaggctccCGTATCATGTAAAACTtacattaaatgtgtttttcttgttaatttgtcttttgttatCAAAGTCTCAGCCATGAACCTAGCAATGGATGAGAAAGGAAATCTTTCCTCTCCTACATTTccttcatagaaaaaaatggatgttGTTGTCCATTTTGAAACCAGAAGACCTTtcttctaagaaatattttattcttctctcaTTCCTTTAATGTTCCTAcaaatattctattatgtaaATAACTTTTCCAAATTAGGCATCAgcggccaggcatggtggtgcatacctataatcccagctgtctctggaagctgaagcaggaggatagcaagttacaggccagccttagcaatttagtaagactctatctcaaaattaaattttttaaaaggcctggggctggagctcaatggcagagcacttgccaagcatgtgtgaggccctgggttcaatcaccagccccg
This genomic interval from Marmota flaviventris isolate mMarFla1 chromosome 1, mMarFla1.hap1, whole genome shotgun sequence contains the following:
- the Rtp3 gene encoding receptor-transporting protein 3 isoform X2; the encoded protein is MGDKKGQDIEAWRQVFQTLIQEVKPWHKWTLTADKGLLPNVLQPGWMQYQLWTFARFQCSSCSRSWASAHVQVLFHMHWSEKKHRGQVKMRVFAQRCKKCPQPPFEVPEFTQENISRVLNNLVIRILKKCYREGFKIVEEIPAIKDICLQGPHDSKNCEACLQGSCAQSGLGLAKESPVPTPSKDAGEPRLTATGTNLPCSQSASRVDKILTPAVSLKVSNPPKADPKVIHSSEPPTAPRIVIPQVPPMSTVSPQISNPPKADPKVRHSSEPPTAPRFLTPQVSPRSTVNPKVPDSPKADPNVRHSSKPPTAPRFPTQQVPPRSSLPPMRATRMPSPTNNTATDAAARVTRPKTGNPLPSSSLLAMPTSTTNLPTSWSPEANATCQMESRIQIYPESGHFYSSRGHFYSSPFQNCVPGRLSTSCCCLLLIIVVVVTMIMVKNTF
- the Rtp3 gene encoding receptor-transporting protein 3 isoform X1; this translates as MPCGTCCQSLNLETDSTDLCPWGRDLSHGPNLGLHRERHSEPSFSEVDNLASCHTPGQDSGDPNPFRHTMGDKKGQDIEAWRQVFQTLIQEVKPWHKWTLTADKGLLPNVLQPGWMQYQLWTFARFQCSSCSRSWASAHVQVLFHMHWSEKKHRGQVKMRVFAQRCKKCPQPPFEVPEFTQENISRVLNNLVIRILKKCYREGFKIVEEIPAIKDICLQGPHDSKNCEACLQGSCAQSGLGLAKESPVPTPSKDAGEPRLTATGTNLPCSQSASRVDKILTPAVSLKVSNPPKADPKVIHSSEPPTAPRIVIPQVPPMSTVSPQISNPPKADPKVRHSSEPPTAPRFLTPQVSPRSTVNPKVPDSPKADPNVRHSSKPPTAPRFPTQQVPPRSSLPPMRATRMPSPTNNTATDAAARVTRPKTGNPLPSSSLLAMPTSTTNLPTSWSPEANATCQMESRIQIYPESGHFYSSRGHFYSSPFQNCVPGRLSTSCCCLLLIIVVVVTMIMVKNTF